In a genomic window of Drosophila takahashii strain IR98-3 E-12201 chromosome 3L, DtakHiC1v2, whole genome shotgun sequence:
- the LOC108069989 gene encoding protein arginine N-methyltransferase 1: MTGKNNKKTLKTGNQAINARKKPVKLSLADFHNQIENQMTEKNGKKMDTKNWEFSRTFSGTRGRGVCCEKIPIVPRNVDDTMVQNGTATKSSGGVPKTIEKNRAEPSPSGRPKNPNKTGNPSETKITLLRRPNPQDASHGRPKTRVRSCPRIATPPRYVPPELKEVDLMTSADFRYDYGADLKNMRFRQQRQDHMQFFKIVMHQNQQLFKGRVILVLSCGTGTLALMAAQMGAKRVYAVDYSKVTGYAELVVRENRYETVIKVLNGRMKDLMLPEKVDGIVCAWMGHCLLFESEILEVLEARDRWLKKGGFILPDLGSLYLVASEEHNLKNDRCNWWRDIYGFNMNAMRRYSLAEPRYAKTSGGNILTLAHKILNLDLKKAKKEDLMIDRKIRLKVQKEGYLECFLLFFEVQFSSSPFKMSCNPCCKSPYKSLWLQTVLFVEQPFIMRSNLHYTGSLKFKPLKSNSLKEMEIRIEFYEGLEYDDDWNACTRRVVKRWLMLERFQTFGEVESCQDELGEDGGQDF; encoded by the coding sequence ATGACTGGaaagaataacaaaaaaacactCAAAACGGGAAATCAAGCGATTAACGCTCGCAAAAAACCCGTAAAACTAAGTCTAGCCGATTTCCATAATCAGATAGAAAATCAAATGACGGAAAAGAATGGCAAAAAGATGGACACGAAAAATTGGGAgttttctagaactttcagtGGAACTCGAGGTCGCGGTGTTTGTTGTGAGAAGATTCCAATAGTTCCCAGAAATGTGGATGATACGATGGTTCAGAATGGAACTGCCACTAAATCGAGTGGGGGTGTTCCAAAAACAATCGAAAAGAATCGGGCGGAGCCAAGTCCAAGTGGACGCCCTAAGAACCCTAATAAAACTGGTAATCCCAGTGAAACCAAGATAACCTTACTGAGGCGACCAAATCCACAGGATGCTTCCCATGGTCGACCCAAGACGCGAGTTCGATCCTGTCCACGGATTGCCACGCCTCCAAGATATGTGCCGCCGGAACTAAAGGAAGTGGATCTCATGACATCGGCGGACTTTCGCTATGATTACGGCGCTGATCTGAAGAACATGCGATTCCGGCAGCAACGACAGGATCACATGCAATTCTTCAAGATTGTTATGCATCAGAACCAGCAGCTCTTCAAGGGTCGCGTTATCCTGGTACTCTCCTGCGGAACTGGAACTCTGGCTTTAATGGCTGCCCAAATGGGGGCCAAAAGGGTTTATGCAGTTGATTACTCCAAGGTTACCGGCTATGCGGAGTTGGTGGTGCGTGAAAATCGCTATGAAACCGTCATTAAAGTCTTAAATGGACGCATGAAGGATTTAATGTTACCGGAGAAAGTGGATGGCATCGTTTGCGCCTGGATGGGTCATTGTTTGCTCTTCGAATCGGAGATATTGGAGGTTCTAGAAGCCCGTGATCGCTGGCTGAAGAAGGGCGGCTTTATCCTACCCGATTTGGGTTCGCTATATCTCGTTGCTTCGGAGGAACACAATCTTAAGAACGATCGCTGCAATTGGTGGCGGGATATCTACGGATTTAATATGAATGCCATGCGTCGATATTCCCTGGCTGAACCTCGCTATGCTAAAACGAGTGGAGGAAACATTTTGACTTTAGCTCATAAGATTTTAAACCTAGATTTAAAGAAAGCCAAGAAGGAAGATTTAATGATAGATCGAAAAATCAGGTTAAAGGTCCAGAAAGAGGGCTATCTAGAGTGCTTTCTCCTCTTTTTCGAAGTGCAGTTCAGCAGTTCGCCCTTCAAGATGAGCTGCAATCCCTGCTGCAAGTCGCCCTACAAATCGCTTTGGTTGCAAACCGTACTCTTTGTAGAACAGCCGTTCATAATGCGCAGTAACCTTCACTACACGGGTAGCCTGAAATTCAAGCCCCTGAAATCGAATAGCTTGAAGGAAATGGAAATACGTATTGAGTTCTACGAGGGTCTTGAGTACGATGACGATTGGAACGCATGTACTCGTCGGGTGGTCAAGAGATGGCTCATGCTGGAGCGCTTTCAGACTTTCGGCGAGGTGGAGAGTTGTCAGGATGAGCTGGGGGAGGATGGTGGCCAGGACTTTTAG
- the LOC108069995 gene encoding cytochrome b5, translating to MSQLYEPAEVAEQNGKNGKPCWLIIKGNVYDVTKFLVEHPGGSEALLEYGGKDATKAFKQAGHSSDAEKDLKNYKIGEINSAAPIQSQPTSIAAKKPAESPISGDPEPAKKSSSSFCCC from the coding sequence ATGTCGCAGTTGTATGAACCCGCCGAGGTGGCCGAGCAGAATGGCAAGAACGGCAAACCCTGCTGGCTGATCATCAAGGGAAACGTCTACGATGTGACCAAGTTCCTGGTGGAACATCCTGGCGGCAGCGAAGCTCTCCTCGAATATGGCGGCAAGGACGCCACCAAGGCCTTCAAGCAGGCCGGACACTCTTCCGATGCCGAAAAGGATCTGAAGAACTACAAAATCGGAGAAATAAATTCGGCGGCACCCATCCAAAGCCAGCCCACTTCCATTGCGGCAAAAAAGCCGGCGGAAAGTCCCATATCAGGCGATCCGGAACCGGCGAAAAAGAGCTCTTCctccttctgctgctgctag
- the elg1 gene encoding enhanced level of genomic instability 1 isoform X1 yields the protein MTDCPINCLTSEHIASPPGTPAKNAGRDRDLAEPTSPFVLRAPPSAKSKLILQNMEEVLHSVKQKHREKHKRKREEKRRAALLEDQKNEKPQPLREKTTQENGLKNGHRRRSSPLKSSTPVADSQSIMKHFAKTAVGKPEHPVTTTPKPKPPTNVFEFMMNARNRSIGVNEGGADSPGDQEVQTSEGATPTSKRKLLLQEWNERKGGAKRRLADEARGEFIEVQMEQRAKRLRKMLTKTDQKEVTAPSSAPTELTVKRSRGRPRSRRLSSVEAPPQDPETEEFLSKLSSPTKKRDSLLGYFAKVESPKELAEKVAIAIETPPMETPKRRTQRRKSQQETPIVDLESTPSSRPRRSCAGKARYDYDLETSPAKQQQKAKVPIAEESVEIIDLDNSNPAATPKKLAPLFVRQLPRPSPDPSILKARQAFLQSGVPDKIRQEQNRQKNYEQMYEESYEVFPRLAHIGCEAFVSRKEPLKLPFALRAEEEYIAALLSQKRRSKTSSFTSCLPADFTSSKCSNKFNYATLPQLENKRGFVKLWKNDFDRFPTFKCYNQMREKYRHFSAIDSAQDTQQMGESLVVTRRTRRSMEQNVAPNDEEAKPPPSAPNGELLFTEKYKPLLFEQVLVNLTPVQELKEFLSAWSGGNGGSNRNSQGLDDTFDMSNDSASMGANSNTMVLVGPSSSGKTNAVFTLANDMNFNVLEINAGMKRTGKKLIQELQEATQSHQIRKDSKTGGGSSQQLLQKLQKSGLKAKANSYEPPSEVRKSLILIEDADILFDNLDAGFTDAIYTLAASSKRPVIVVATDPNCPHLQRLMQQNVVHFQAPNALNISRFLAVLSLMENCPIELDELISLYLYNDQNLRKTLMELQFYIQSGGDPSGGRTGGVRSPTKSSNSRLATVDGSRIHQRFFEFFTTPQNVQHRIPFPVNFSLLRLNLSELISSSPLLKEQPSGGGSRATAKRKSRSPKKAWLSSATGQKNDGQNSSLASLASFYDNISAAALMDADCSDRLQCHLSEDIAHLLVEQALQTGLAAKECPYNLFDKPAQRVTICEHLGNGLLRSSSAKSLDFEPTLRSICRSEKERAGQERKSSRFYHYLRNHTVNVTSFTMEYFDAACSTFQANPSSGPLAEGEPKD from the exons ATGACCGATTGTCCGATAAATTGTCTTACAAGTGAGCACATTGCAAGTCCACCGGGAACTCCCGCCAAAAATGCTGGCCGGGATCGGGATCTCGCCGAGCCCACATCCCCGTTCGTTTTGCGAGCACCGCCCAGCGCCAAGTCGAAATTGATACTGCAGAACATGGAGGAGGTGCTCCATTCGGTGAAGCAGAAGCACCGCGAGAAGCACAAGCGGAAGAGGGAGGAGAAGAGGAGGGCGGCGCTGCTGGAGGATCAGAAGAACGAGAAACCACAGCCGCTGCGGGAGAAGACTACGCAGGAGAACGGCCTGAAGAACGGCCATCGGCGGCGCTCCAGTCCGCTGAAGTCCAGCACTCCGGTGGCCGACAGCCAAAGCATCATGAAGCACTTTGCCAAAACGGCGGTGGGGAAACCGGAGCATCCGGTGACCACCacccccaaacccaaaccgcCCACCAATGTCTTTGAGTTCATGATGAATGCCCGCAATCGGTCCATAGGCGTTAATGAAGGAGGCGCCGATTCACCCGGGGATCAGGAAGTTCAAACCAGCGAAGGAGCAACGCCCACGTCTAAAAGGAAGCTGCTCCTCCAGGAGTGGAACGAAAGGAAGGGGGGAGCCAAACGGAGACTGGCGGATGAGGCGCGCGGCGAGTTCATTGAGGTGCAGATGGAGCAGAGGGCCAAGAG ATTGAGGAAAATGCTGACCAAGACTGACCAGAAAGAGGTGACGGCTCCTTCTTCGGCGCCCACAGAGTTAACAGTCAAGCGCTCGAGGGGAAGGCCAAGATCCCGACGACTCAGCTCCGTGGAGGCGCCGCCCCAGGATCCCGAAACCGAAGAATTCCTCTCCAAGCTGTCGTCGCCCACCAAAAAGCGCGACAGCCTGCTGGGCTACTTTGCCAAGGTGGAATCGCCCAAGGAGCTGGCCGAAAAGGTGGCCATTGCGATAGAAACTCCACCGATGGAGACGCCAAAGCGGAGAACGCAGCGAAGGAAGAGTCAGCAGGAAACGCCCATTGTGGACCTAGAATCCACGCCCTCCTCGCGACCAAGACGCTCGTGTGCGGGAAAGGCGCGCTACGATTACGACCTGGAAACGAGTCCTgcgaagcaacaacaaaaggccAAGGTTCCCATAGCAGAGGAGTCCGTGGAGATAATTGATCTGGACAACAGTAATCCAGCTGCCACGCCAAAGAAACTAGCGCCGCTCTTCGTGCGCCAATTGCCGAGGCCCAGTCCGGATCCCTCGATTTTGAAGGCTCGCCAGGCGTTTCTGCAATCCGGGGTGCCAGATAAAATTCGGCAGGAGCAGAATCGGCAAAAGAACTACGAGCAGATGTACGAGGAGAGCTACGAGGTGTTTCCCCGACTGGCGCACATAGGTTGCGAAGCATTTGTCTCTAGAAAGGAACCCCTGAAGCTGCCTTTTGCTTTGAGGGCAGAAGAGGAATACATAGCTGCCTTGCTCTCCCAAAAACGACGTTCCAAAACGAGTAGCTTCACCAGCTGCCTGCCCGCTGACTTTACATCAAGTAAATGTTCCAACAAGTTTAATTATGCCACACTGCCGCAACTCGAAAACAAGCGCGGCTTTGTAAAGCTCTGGAAGAACGACTTTGATCGCTTTCCCACCTTCAAATGCTACAATCAGATGAGGGAGAAGTATCGGCATTTTAGCGCCATTGACAGTGCGCAGGATACGCAGCAAATGGGTGAATCCTTGGTGGTCACACGGCGCACTCGTCGCTCCATGGAGCAGAATGTGGCTCCGAATGACGAGGAGGCGAAGCCACCGCCTTCGGCGCCCAACGGCGAACTGCTGTTCACGGAAAAGTACAAACCACTGCTGTTCGAGCAGGTTCTAGTTAATCTAACGCCAGTGCAGGAGCTCAAGGAGTTCCTGTCCGCCTGGAGTGGTGGCAATGGTGGCAGCAATCGCAACTCGCAGGGCCTGGACGACACCTTCGACATGAGCAACGATTCGGCTTCCATGGGAGCAAACAGCAACACAATGGTGCTGGTGGGACCTTCGTCTAGTGGCAAAACCAATGCAGTTTTCACTCTAGCCAACGACATGAACTTTAATGTCCTGGAAATTAACGCTGGGATGAAGCGTACAGGCAAAAAGCTGATACAGGAACTCCAAGAGGCCACGCAGTCGCATCAGATACGAAAGGATAGCAAAACGGGCGGGGGATCCTCGCAGCAGTTGCTCCAAAAGCTGCAAAAGAGCGGCTTAAAGGCGAAAGCTAACAGCTATGAACCTCCATCCGAAGTGCGGAAATCTCTGATATTAATAGAAGATGCGGACATCCTTTTTGACAACCTGGATGCTGGGTTTACGGATGCCATTTACACTTTGGCCGCCAGTTCAAAGAGGCCGGTTATTGTGGTGGCCACGGATCCAAATTGCCCGCATCTGCAGCGTCTTATGCAACAGAATGTGGTTCATTTCCAGGCTCCAAATGCTCTGAACATCTCCCGATTCCTAGCTGTCCTATCCCTCATGGAAAACTGTCCCATCGAGTTGGATGAACTGATATCCCTGTATCTGTACAATGATCAGAATCTGCGCAAGACGTTGATGGAGCTGCAGTTTTACATTCAGAGCGGTGGAGATCCTAGTGGCGGCAGGACGGGTGGCGTTAGATCGCCCACCAAATCCTCAAATAGCCGGCTGGCCACCGTCGACGGCAGTCGCATTCATCAGCGATTCTTTGAGTTCTTTACCACCCCGCAAAATGTCCAGCATCGGATACCCTTTCCCGTGAACTTTAGCCTGCTGCGTTTGAATCTCTCGGAGCTTATTTCGAGTTCCCCGCTGCTAAAGGAGCAGCCATCGGGTGGAGGAAGCAGAGCCACTGCCAAGCGAAAGTCCCGCTCGCCAAAGAAAGCCTGGCTAAGCAGCGCCACTGGTCAGAAGAACGATGGCCAAAACTCATCCCTCGCCTCGCTGGCCTCCTTCTACGACAACATTTCGGCGGCTGCTCTGATGGACGCCGATTGCAGTGATCGCCTGCAGTGCCACCTGTCCGAGGATATCGCGCACCTGCTGGTGGAGCAGGCTCTCCAAACTGGACTCGCGGCCAAGGAGTGTCCCTACAACCTGTTCGACAAGCCGGCTCAGAG GGTAACCATTTGCGAGCACCTGGGCAACGGCCTTCTACGTTCCTCCTCCGCCAAATCGCTGGACTTTGAGCCTACCCTGCGTTCTATCTGCCGCAGTGAGAAGGAGCGGGCTGGACAGGAACGCAAGTCGAGTAGATTCTATCACTATCTGCGCAACCACACGGTGAACGTGACCAGTTTTACGATGGAGTACTTCGATGCTGCCTGCAGTACGTTTCAAGCGAATCCCAGCAGCGGTCCACTGGCGGAAGGCGAGCCGAAGGATTAG
- the LOC108069990 gene encoding uncharacterized protein, with the protein MLSVQTAGCAGMERLGVPTRTSLSSPPDDRDQFRCRMRVDALQARELLAVRGETVIRGAGNNQQQHHLHHSSISSSSSSNKQQHSHHQQQRMTTPSTHNSGGGGGVGGGGDHHHQQQQQQLSSSSNNNYSISSNVARGGIEATTLKYGNTGSGSGGCYKGDCGNSSSTGSSCSSLQSHSNDHHQHYQYQLQQQQTPRCPHHVPLPDSEYGQDRHLQIRSSYQQSEITRSYTKPPPNKTVRDVPEQISAGGCGVSSSSYRLTTLQAASSTYTPAGASVSASSSSSKSKPNAITKFFSRISSPKSPPSCTMSSVAAAAASPPSSTVSMSSSASSLASSACVSTSSSASSLAAVPLPTLPVSNASLLKSTACGYGTNPSGTHIYAGLTSLGTGTSGNCSPERIPTPPLSVSVPIGAGLQPLRSSSGSSSSTASLPQVEATTTATTTQSSFATGATGDLPLTTMSRNNSNSSMMSCHCSCNSRNCSHCAANS; encoded by the exons ATGCTATCGGTACAGACGGCCGGCTGCGCGGGAATGGAGCGGCTCGGCGTTCCGACCCGCACATCTTTGAGCTCACCACCCGATGATAg ggATCAATTTAGATGTAGAATGCGCGTGGATGCGCTCCAAGCACGTGAGCTCCTGGCTGTACGTGGCGAGACTGTGATTCGTGGCGCCGGAAAcaatcagcagcagcaccatctCCATCACAGCAGCatcagtagcagcagcagcagcaacaagcaACAACATTCCCACCACCAGCAACAACGCATGACAACTCCAAGCACGCACAActccggcggaggaggaggagtaggAGGAGGCGGTGACCATcaccatcagcagcaacagcaacagctgagcagtagcagcaacaacaactataGTATTAGCAGCAATGTGGCGCGAGGCGGCATCGAGGCCACCACCCTCAAGTACGGCAACACGGGCAGCGGGAGTGGAGGTTGCTACAAGGGCGACTGCGGCAACTCCTCCTCAACGGGATCCTCGTGCAGTTCGCTGCAGAGCCACAGCAACGACCACCACCAACATTACCAGtaccagctgcagcagcagcagacgcCCCGCTGTCCCCATCACGTACCACTGCCGGACAGCGAGTACGGACAGGATCGCCACCTGCAGATCAGGAGCAGCTATCAG CAATCGGAGATCACCAGATCGTACACGAAACCGCCGCCCAACAAGACGGTGCGCGATGTGCCCGAGCAGATCTCGGCGGGCGGCTGCGGCGTCTCCAGCTCCAGCTACCGTCTTACCACGCTCCAGGCCGCCTCCTCCACATACACGCCCGCCGGGGCGTCAGTGTCCGCCTCCTCATCGTCCAGCAAGTCCAAGCCGAATGCCATAACCAAGTTCTTCTCGCGCATCAGTTCGCCCAAGTCGCCGCCGAGCTGTACGATGTCCTCGGTGGCAGCTGCTGCCGCTTCCCCACCATCCTCCACCGTCTCCATGTCGTCGTCAGCCTCCTCGCTAGCCTCCTCCGCCTGTGTGTCCACCTCGTCGTCGGCCTCCTCGCTAGCCGCCGTGCCCCTGCCCACGTTGCCGGTTTCGAATGCCTCGCTGCTGAAGAGCACGGCCTGCGGCTATGGCACCAATCCGAGTGGAACGCATATCTACGCGGGATTGACCAGCCTGGGAACCGGAACGAGCGGCAATTGCAGCCCCGAAAGGATACCCACACCGCCGCTGTCCGTCTCGGTGCCAATTGGAGCCGGTCTGCAGCCACTGAGGAGCAGCagcgggagcagcagcagtaccGCCAGTCTACCCCAAGTAGAGGCAACCACAACAGCCACCACCACTCAGTCTTCCTTTGCCACCGGAGCGACGGGGGATCTCCCGCTGACCACGATGAGCCGCAATAATTCCAACTCTAGCATGATGAGCTGCCACTGCAGCTGCAATAGCCGGAATTGCAGCCACTGTGCGGCCAACTCATAA
- the Trs20 gene encoding probable trafficking protein particle complex subunit 2, with product MSTYYFVIVGHNDNPIYEKEFSTVNKELRKEDHRHLSQFIAHAALDLVDEHKWKTANMQLKSIDRFNQWFVSAFITASQIRFIIVHDNKNDEGIKNFFNEMYDTYIKHSMNAFYRINTPIKSPMFEKKSEIFGRKYLLS from the exons ATGTCCacctattattttgttattgtgggccACAATGATAATCCCATCTACGAGAAGGAATTCAGCACGGTTAACAAGGAACTTAGG AAAGAGGATCACAGGCACCTCAGCCAGTTTATTGCCCATGCCGCCTTGGATTTGGTGGACGAGCACAAGTGGAAAACTGCCAATATGCAGCTGAAATCCATTGATAGATTCAATCAGTGGTTCGTTTCGGCCTTCATTACGGCCAGCCAAATCAGATTCATCATCGTGCACGACAACAAAAACGATGAGGGCATCAAGAACTTCTTCAACGAGATGTATGACACGTATATTAAACACTCCATGAACGCCTTCTACCGCATAAACACACCCATTAAATCCCCGATGTTTGAGAAAAAATCAGAGATCTTCGGCCGGAAGTATCTGTTATcctaa
- the elg1 gene encoding enhanced level of genomic instability 1 isoform X2: MEEVLHSVKQKHREKHKRKREEKRRAALLEDQKNEKPQPLREKTTQENGLKNGHRRRSSPLKSSTPVADSQSIMKHFAKTAVGKPEHPVTTTPKPKPPTNVFEFMMNARNRSIGVNEGGADSPGDQEVQTSEGATPTSKRKLLLQEWNERKGGAKRRLADEARGEFIEVQMEQRAKRLRKMLTKTDQKEVTAPSSAPTELTVKRSRGRPRSRRLSSVEAPPQDPETEEFLSKLSSPTKKRDSLLGYFAKVESPKELAEKVAIAIETPPMETPKRRTQRRKSQQETPIVDLESTPSSRPRRSCAGKARYDYDLETSPAKQQQKAKVPIAEESVEIIDLDNSNPAATPKKLAPLFVRQLPRPSPDPSILKARQAFLQSGVPDKIRQEQNRQKNYEQMYEESYEVFPRLAHIGCEAFVSRKEPLKLPFALRAEEEYIAALLSQKRRSKTSSFTSCLPADFTSSKCSNKFNYATLPQLENKRGFVKLWKNDFDRFPTFKCYNQMREKYRHFSAIDSAQDTQQMGESLVVTRRTRRSMEQNVAPNDEEAKPPPSAPNGELLFTEKYKPLLFEQVLVNLTPVQELKEFLSAWSGGNGGSNRNSQGLDDTFDMSNDSASMGANSNTMVLVGPSSSGKTNAVFTLANDMNFNVLEINAGMKRTGKKLIQELQEATQSHQIRKDSKTGGGSSQQLLQKLQKSGLKAKANSYEPPSEVRKSLILIEDADILFDNLDAGFTDAIYTLAASSKRPVIVVATDPNCPHLQRLMQQNVVHFQAPNALNISRFLAVLSLMENCPIELDELISLYLYNDQNLRKTLMELQFYIQSGGDPSGGRTGGVRSPTKSSNSRLATVDGSRIHQRFFEFFTTPQNVQHRIPFPVNFSLLRLNLSELISSSPLLKEQPSGGGSRATAKRKSRSPKKAWLSSATGQKNDGQNSSLASLASFYDNISAAALMDADCSDRLQCHLSEDIAHLLVEQALQTGLAAKECPYNLFDKPAQRVTICEHLGNGLLRSSSAKSLDFEPTLRSICRSEKERAGQERKSSRFYHYLRNHTVNVTSFTMEYFDAACSTFQANPSSGPLAEGEPKD, translated from the exons ATGGAGGAGGTGCTCCATTCGGTGAAGCAGAAGCACCGCGAGAAGCACAAGCGGAAGAGGGAGGAGAAGAGGAGGGCGGCGCTGCTGGAGGATCAGAAGAACGAGAAACCACAGCCGCTGCGGGAGAAGACTACGCAGGAGAACGGCCTGAAGAACGGCCATCGGCGGCGCTCCAGTCCGCTGAAGTCCAGCACTCCGGTGGCCGACAGCCAAAGCATCATGAAGCACTTTGCCAAAACGGCGGTGGGGAAACCGGAGCATCCGGTGACCACCacccccaaacccaaaccgcCCACCAATGTCTTTGAGTTCATGATGAATGCCCGCAATCGGTCCATAGGCGTTAATGAAGGAGGCGCCGATTCACCCGGGGATCAGGAAGTTCAAACCAGCGAAGGAGCAACGCCCACGTCTAAAAGGAAGCTGCTCCTCCAGGAGTGGAACGAAAGGAAGGGGGGAGCCAAACGGAGACTGGCGGATGAGGCGCGCGGCGAGTTCATTGAGGTGCAGATGGAGCAGAGGGCCAAGAG ATTGAGGAAAATGCTGACCAAGACTGACCAGAAAGAGGTGACGGCTCCTTCTTCGGCGCCCACAGAGTTAACAGTCAAGCGCTCGAGGGGAAGGCCAAGATCCCGACGACTCAGCTCCGTGGAGGCGCCGCCCCAGGATCCCGAAACCGAAGAATTCCTCTCCAAGCTGTCGTCGCCCACCAAAAAGCGCGACAGCCTGCTGGGCTACTTTGCCAAGGTGGAATCGCCCAAGGAGCTGGCCGAAAAGGTGGCCATTGCGATAGAAACTCCACCGATGGAGACGCCAAAGCGGAGAACGCAGCGAAGGAAGAGTCAGCAGGAAACGCCCATTGTGGACCTAGAATCCACGCCCTCCTCGCGACCAAGACGCTCGTGTGCGGGAAAGGCGCGCTACGATTACGACCTGGAAACGAGTCCTgcgaagcaacaacaaaaggccAAGGTTCCCATAGCAGAGGAGTCCGTGGAGATAATTGATCTGGACAACAGTAATCCAGCTGCCACGCCAAAGAAACTAGCGCCGCTCTTCGTGCGCCAATTGCCGAGGCCCAGTCCGGATCCCTCGATTTTGAAGGCTCGCCAGGCGTTTCTGCAATCCGGGGTGCCAGATAAAATTCGGCAGGAGCAGAATCGGCAAAAGAACTACGAGCAGATGTACGAGGAGAGCTACGAGGTGTTTCCCCGACTGGCGCACATAGGTTGCGAAGCATTTGTCTCTAGAAAGGAACCCCTGAAGCTGCCTTTTGCTTTGAGGGCAGAAGAGGAATACATAGCTGCCTTGCTCTCCCAAAAACGACGTTCCAAAACGAGTAGCTTCACCAGCTGCCTGCCCGCTGACTTTACATCAAGTAAATGTTCCAACAAGTTTAATTATGCCACACTGCCGCAACTCGAAAACAAGCGCGGCTTTGTAAAGCTCTGGAAGAACGACTTTGATCGCTTTCCCACCTTCAAATGCTACAATCAGATGAGGGAGAAGTATCGGCATTTTAGCGCCATTGACAGTGCGCAGGATACGCAGCAAATGGGTGAATCCTTGGTGGTCACACGGCGCACTCGTCGCTCCATGGAGCAGAATGTGGCTCCGAATGACGAGGAGGCGAAGCCACCGCCTTCGGCGCCCAACGGCGAACTGCTGTTCACGGAAAAGTACAAACCACTGCTGTTCGAGCAGGTTCTAGTTAATCTAACGCCAGTGCAGGAGCTCAAGGAGTTCCTGTCCGCCTGGAGTGGTGGCAATGGTGGCAGCAATCGCAACTCGCAGGGCCTGGACGACACCTTCGACATGAGCAACGATTCGGCTTCCATGGGAGCAAACAGCAACACAATGGTGCTGGTGGGACCTTCGTCTAGTGGCAAAACCAATGCAGTTTTCACTCTAGCCAACGACATGAACTTTAATGTCCTGGAAATTAACGCTGGGATGAAGCGTACAGGCAAAAAGCTGATACAGGAACTCCAAGAGGCCACGCAGTCGCATCAGATACGAAAGGATAGCAAAACGGGCGGGGGATCCTCGCAGCAGTTGCTCCAAAAGCTGCAAAAGAGCGGCTTAAAGGCGAAAGCTAACAGCTATGAACCTCCATCCGAAGTGCGGAAATCTCTGATATTAATAGAAGATGCGGACATCCTTTTTGACAACCTGGATGCTGGGTTTACGGATGCCATTTACACTTTGGCCGCCAGTTCAAAGAGGCCGGTTATTGTGGTGGCCACGGATCCAAATTGCCCGCATCTGCAGCGTCTTATGCAACAGAATGTGGTTCATTTCCAGGCTCCAAATGCTCTGAACATCTCCCGATTCCTAGCTGTCCTATCCCTCATGGAAAACTGTCCCATCGAGTTGGATGAACTGATATCCCTGTATCTGTACAATGATCAGAATCTGCGCAAGACGTTGATGGAGCTGCAGTTTTACATTCAGAGCGGTGGAGATCCTAGTGGCGGCAGGACGGGTGGCGTTAGATCGCCCACCAAATCCTCAAATAGCCGGCTGGCCACCGTCGACGGCAGTCGCATTCATCAGCGATTCTTTGAGTTCTTTACCACCCCGCAAAATGTCCAGCATCGGATACCCTTTCCCGTGAACTTTAGCCTGCTGCGTTTGAATCTCTCGGAGCTTATTTCGAGTTCCCCGCTGCTAAAGGAGCAGCCATCGGGTGGAGGAAGCAGAGCCACTGCCAAGCGAAAGTCCCGCTCGCCAAAGAAAGCCTGGCTAAGCAGCGCCACTGGTCAGAAGAACGATGGCCAAAACTCATCCCTCGCCTCGCTGGCCTCCTTCTACGACAACATTTCGGCGGCTGCTCTGATGGACGCCGATTGCAGTGATCGCCTGCAGTGCCACCTGTCCGAGGATATCGCGCACCTGCTGGTGGAGCAGGCTCTCCAAACTGGACTCGCGGCCAAGGAGTGTCCCTACAACCTGTTCGACAAGCCGGCTCAGAG GGTAACCATTTGCGAGCACCTGGGCAACGGCCTTCTACGTTCCTCCTCCGCCAAATCGCTGGACTTTGAGCCTACCCTGCGTTCTATCTGCCGCAGTGAGAAGGAGCGGGCTGGACAGGAACGCAAGTCGAGTAGATTCTATCACTATCTGCGCAACCACACGGTGAACGTGACCAGTTTTACGATGGAGTACTTCGATGCTGCCTGCAGTACGTTTCAAGCGAATCCCAGCAGCGGTCCACTGGCGGAAGGCGAGCCGAAGGATTAG